One region of Streptomyces davaonensis JCM 4913 genomic DNA includes:
- a CDS encoding serine protease, translating to MPTPTPDDELARGIARFWSHDGQVTGSGFLIAEGTLCTCAHVVANALGVPETDSGAPAAPVTVDFPLLTPPSARLSATVTHWRPVAGDGGGDMALLRLSLVVPGTTPVRFAGGTAVWDHPFRVLGFPLLTDDHGVWVDGRLRAPVGKGWTSMEPRGRTIGRGFSGGPVWDTEQSGVVGMTVAADTGTGASTAYLIPAALLLGLEPGLRPSPFRGLEPFREQDATLFFARRSDSERIAAALREHPFVPVAGASGVGKSSLVRAGVLPLLRSAGHTVTDFAGQPDTDPVRTLAEALGGQFPPVRELARTLGQDGSAATLLGARILEESGPAGHVILLDQFEETVGARPADARALLDVLLPMARAAHPEGRRLRVLATLRSASLEELVTGGRAEALSGTVQMVAPMTPSQLDEVVRRPIDAIPGMEFEPGLPELLVAEAGGEPGALPLVEFTLAELWDRREHGRLTHAAYREIGGVEGALSRYADQQLAQVCKPPDGPDEATARRLFERLARPVRGKEYARVARAFDQLPPELRTAAQALAGTRLLVISRDSSGRETVALAHEALVRQWPTLRRWLDESRVFLTWHEKLRSRLREWEDSRRHDDLLLRGQELVTARTTAALRPTELSVSENEFIRSSKAYQRRSVRRGRTGVALVAALAVLAATLTYFVTQAGRDADRRDREAAANELATLATDRFTSDPVEGAALAVLAHRTEPTEETYRALLEVYPGMAMAQSVVEGFLGGRVTALAASADGSRVAVLTEDDQGGVRGDVITGLAVGKPEKHDLDGVPEGADSVAVSDDGARVVAAGPEGQGKVWRSADGGTVDEWSRRDDPVEGESLALDFSADGRIVLHVASKDGAESGPCLTGTLQDRVRLYLRDTDRGHTKGAPPGLLRAGACLTQAALTGAPEKNTPLILLGEEASTGDVRDPETVRAHALDSGAQQWRKDPLDAMLIGAGGRTLGVVGEREFDGSYQDPATGKRLAVGGRYGSQTVSEVTGRFVTNDATGDILWHDVETGADYVTSRPLAYADIREECPDNPLDLITSPTGRGPVLHVLCNRDLVTFRLDPVRHVPMQDWKESAAFAPSGQELAVVGTVDASALLEGRLVLSVRGGNRWRELRADWGEFGMQSPDSAVFSRSGRALVAWGDMGWALYEVGTTGLRLVRKAPDGGPSPTGDPLVRDIRALGSDDFLMLGAGGVQRLGADGGLTSAHAPDCGDPRVKSQAHCLAVEVSPKNGTAWVLRRDGTVTFWDPEDESGHATTRRLGLLPDDFQRLGMRFRDDGERLAVMLRDETVVVNPATGERDHQLPARGNTMIGAYGSDGRIVLASGFGHGASDAELWSEHGEEPIGSLGTLWSDGAWRIADNVLHYGTDWGIGTIPLDEGSLVKTLCGSLGDYDPRALREDLPPAAYAKAPCAADPR from the coding sequence ATGCCGACGCCCACGCCTGACGACGAACTCGCGCGCGGAATCGCCCGGTTCTGGAGTCACGACGGCCAGGTCACGGGCAGCGGCTTCCTGATCGCGGAGGGCACGCTGTGCACGTGTGCCCATGTGGTGGCGAACGCGTTGGGGGTGCCCGAGACCGACTCCGGGGCCCCCGCCGCCCCGGTGACCGTCGACTTCCCGCTGCTGACCCCGCCCTCCGCCCGCCTCTCGGCGACGGTGACGCACTGGCGCCCGGTGGCGGGGGACGGCGGCGGCGACATGGCGCTGCTCAGGCTGTCGCTAGTGGTCCCCGGCACCACACCTGTCCGCTTCGCGGGCGGCACAGCGGTCTGGGACCACCCCTTCCGCGTCCTCGGCTTCCCCCTCCTCACCGACGACCACGGCGTGTGGGTGGACGGCCGGTTGCGGGCGCCGGTGGGCAAGGGCTGGACATCGATGGAGCCGCGGGGCCGGACGATCGGCCGGGGCTTCAGCGGCGGCCCGGTGTGGGACACGGAACAGTCCGGCGTCGTGGGCATGACGGTGGCGGCGGACACAGGAACAGGTGCGAGCACGGCGTACCTGATCCCGGCCGCGCTCCTGTTGGGCCTGGAGCCGGGATTACGCCCGTCCCCCTTCCGCGGCCTGGAACCCTTCCGCGAACAGGACGCAACGCTCTTCTTCGCCCGCAGATCGGACAGCGAACGCATCGCAGCGGCACTGCGCGAGCACCCTTTCGTCCCGGTGGCGGGAGCGTCGGGCGTAGGCAAGTCGTCGCTGGTACGAGCGGGAGTACTTCCGTTGCTGCGCTCGGCGGGCCACACGGTGACGGACTTCGCGGGCCAGCCGGACACGGACCCGGTCAGGACGCTGGCGGAGGCGCTGGGAGGGCAGTTCCCTCCGGTACGGGAGCTGGCGCGCACCCTGGGCCAGGACGGCTCGGCGGCGACGCTGCTCGGCGCCCGCATCCTGGAGGAGTCGGGCCCGGCGGGCCACGTCATCCTGCTGGACCAGTTCGAGGAGACGGTAGGAGCACGCCCGGCGGACGCGAGAGCGCTGCTGGACGTACTGCTGCCGATGGCCAGGGCGGCCCACCCGGAAGGCCGCCGCCTACGCGTCCTCGCGACCCTGCGCTCGGCCTCCCTGGAGGAGTTGGTCACCGGCGGCCGGGCGGAGGCACTGAGCGGCACGGTCCAGATGGTCGCGCCGATGACCCCGTCCCAACTGGACGAGGTGGTCCGCCGCCCGATCGACGCGATCCCCGGGATGGAGTTCGAACCGGGCCTGCCCGAACTGCTGGTGGCGGAGGCGGGCGGCGAGCCAGGAGCCCTGCCCCTGGTTGAGTTCACCCTGGCCGAACTCTGGGACCGCAGAGAGCACGGCCGCCTGACGCATGCGGCGTACCGGGAGATCGGCGGAGTGGAGGGCGCATTGTCCCGCTACGCCGACCAACAGTTGGCCCAGGTGTGCAAGCCCCCGGACGGTCCGGACGAGGCAACGGCCCGGCGGCTGTTCGAGCGGCTGGCCCGTCCGGTGCGGGGCAAGGAGTACGCACGGGTGGCGCGTGCCTTCGACCAACTCCCACCGGAACTCCGCACTGCGGCACAGGCGTTGGCGGGCACTCGACTGTTGGTGATCTCCAGGGACAGTTCGGGGCGGGAGACGGTGGCGCTGGCGCATGAGGCGCTGGTGCGGCAATGGCCGACGCTGCGGCGGTGGTTGGACGAGTCGCGGGTGTTCTTGACGTGGCACGAGAAGTTGCGGAGCCGTCTGAGGGAATGGGAAGACAGCAGACGTCATGACGATCTGCTGCTGCGCGGGCAGGAGTTGGTGACGGCGCGGACGACGGCTGCACTGCGGCCCACTGAACTGTCCGTGTCGGAAAACGAGTTCATCCGCAGCAGCAAGGCTTACCAACGGCGATCGGTGCGGCGGGGGCGTACGGGGGTGGCGCTGGTGGCGGCGCTGGCCGTGCTCGCGGCGACACTGACCTACTTCGTCACGCAGGCGGGCCGGGACGCGGATCGGAGGGACAGGGAGGCGGCGGCGAACGAACTGGCGACCCTGGCGACGGACCGGTTCACCAGTGATCCGGTCGAGGGGGCCGCGCTTGCCGTGTTGGCGCATCGGACGGAGCCGACCGAGGAGACGTACAGGGCGCTGTTGGAGGTGTATCCGGGCATGGCCATGGCACAGAGCGTCGTGGAGGGGTTCCTGGGAGGGCGAGTCACCGCCCTGGCCGCCTCGGCGGACGGGAGCCGGGTGGCGGTGCTGACGGAGGATGATCAGGGCGGGGTACGTGGTGATGTGATCACCGGGCTCGCCGTCGGGAAGCCAGAGAAGCACGACCTGGACGGTGTGCCCGAGGGGGCCGACTCTGTGGCGGTGAGCGATGACGGGGCTCGGGTGGTGGCAGCGGGTCCCGAGGGGCAGGGCAAGGTGTGGCGGTCGGCCGACGGCGGGACGGTGGACGAGTGGTCCAGGCGTGACGATCCGGTTGAAGGAGAGAGCCTCGCCCTGGACTTCTCGGCGGACGGCCGGATCGTGCTGCATGTGGCGAGCAAGGACGGAGCCGAATCCGGGCCGTGCCTGACGGGCACACTTCAGGACCGAGTGCGGCTGTACCTCCGCGACACGGACCGGGGACACACGAAGGGTGCTCCGCCGGGTCTGCTTCGAGCAGGGGCCTGCCTGACGCAAGCCGCTCTCACAGGTGCACCGGAGAAGAACACGCCACTGATCCTCCTGGGCGAGGAAGCGTCAACGGGTGACGTCAGGGATCCCGAGACGGTGCGTGCCCACGCGCTGGACTCCGGTGCGCAGCAATGGAGGAAGGACCCCCTCGACGCCATGTTGATCGGGGCCGGAGGCCGGACTCTCGGGGTAGTGGGGGAGCGAGAGTTCGACGGAAGCTATCAGGATCCGGCGACCGGCAAGCGGCTTGCGGTAGGGGGGAGATACGGCTCGCAGACGGTCTCGGAGGTGACCGGCCGCTTCGTCACCAATGATGCGACGGGTGACATCCTCTGGCATGACGTCGAAACGGGTGCGGACTACGTGACCTCTCGCCCCTTGGCCTACGCGGACATCCGGGAGGAATGCCCCGACAACCCTCTCGACCTCATCACGTCGCCGACTGGAAGGGGCCCGGTCCTGCATGTCCTGTGCAACCGGGATCTGGTGACCTTCCGGTTGGATCCGGTACGGCACGTGCCGATGCAGGACTGGAAAGAGTCGGCCGCGTTCGCTCCGTCCGGCCAGGAGTTGGCCGTGGTCGGAACCGTCGATGCGTCAGCACTGCTGGAGGGCCGCCTTGTGCTCTCGGTGCGCGGCGGGAATCGATGGCGGGAACTGCGCGCCGATTGGGGTGAGTTTGGTATGCAGTCCCCCGACTCTGCCGTCTTCAGCAGAAGTGGTCGCGCGCTTGTTGCCTGGGGGGACATGGGGTGGGCGCTCTACGAGGTAGGTACCACTGGGCTGCGTCTGGTGAGGAAAGCCCCGGACGGTGGACCAAGCCCCACGGGGGATCCTCTCGTGCGGGACATCCGTGCCTTGGGAAGCGATGACTTCCTCATGCTTGGCGCAGGTGGTGTTCAGCGGCTCGGCGCGGACGGCGGCCTCACCTCCGCGCACGCGCCCGACTGCGGTGATCCGCGAGTGAAGAGCCAGGCTCACTGCCTGGCGGTCGAGGTCTCGCCGAAGAACGGAACGGCCTGGGTTCTCAGACGGGATGGGACGGTCACCTTCTGGGACCCGGAGGATGAGAGCGGGCACGCCACGACACGGCGCCTGGGGCTCCTCCCGGACGATTTTCAGCGACTGGGGATGCGTTTCCGGGACGACGGCGAGCGCTTGGCGGTGATGCTCCGCGACGAGACGGTTGTGGTGAACCCCGCCACGGGAGAAAGAGATCACCAGCTACCCGCCCGAGGCAACACCATGATCGGTGCCTACGGCAGTGACGGGCGGATCGTGCTGGCATCGGGGTTTGGCCACGGTGCTTCCGATGCCGAGCTCTGGTCCGAGCATGGGGAGGAGCCCATCGGTTCTCTGGGCACCCTTTGGTCGGACGGCGCCTGGCGCATCGCCGACAACGTCCTTCACTACGGCACGGACTGGGGGATCGGGACGATCCCGCTGGATGAGGGCTCCCTCGTCAAGACCCTGTGCGGTTCGCTCGGCGACTACGACCCGCGCGCCCTCAGGGAGGACCTCCCACCCGCGGCGTACGCGAAAGCGCCCTGTGCCGCAGACCCCCGCTAG
- a CDS encoding inorganic phosphate transporter produces MESFSLILAIVVVTALAFDFTNGFHDTANAMATTISTGALKPKVAVAMSATLNLVGAFLSVEVANTISKGLVDETGIRPEVIFAALVGAILWNLVTWLVGLPSSSSHALMGGLIGATIASAGVGAVHGDVLVTKVLIPAIAAPLVAGIAAMLATKLMYSLGKKAEGSKSSEKGYRAGQIASAGLVSLAHGTNDAQKTMGIITLALVAGGTLAPDSDPPMWVILSAGLAIALGTYLGGWRIIRTMGKGLTDLQPQQGFAAQTSAATVILASSHLGFSLSTTHSVSGSVMGAGLGRKGGVVRWSTATRMFVAWGLTLPAAALVAAIAEWVTGFGSWGTGLVAVFLVASSAAIWKISRREVVDHTNVNGTEEPAGVVTTAMAAVTPPPTGPVAEDLAATIPAPAGEPAPSQATV; encoded by the coding sequence ATGGAAAGCTTCTCGCTGATCCTCGCGATTGTGGTGGTAACCGCACTCGCGTTCGATTTCACGAACGGTTTCCACGACACCGCCAACGCGATGGCCACCACCATCTCGACCGGTGCGCTCAAGCCCAAGGTCGCGGTGGCCATGTCCGCCACGCTGAACCTTGTCGGCGCCTTCCTCTCCGTGGAGGTCGCCAACACGATCTCCAAAGGTCTCGTCGACGAGACCGGCATCCGTCCCGAGGTCATATTCGCCGCCCTGGTCGGCGCGATCCTCTGGAACCTGGTGACCTGGCTGGTGGGCCTGCCCTCCAGTTCCTCGCACGCCCTCATGGGCGGTCTGATCGGCGCCACCATCGCGTCGGCGGGCGTCGGCGCGGTCCACGGTGACGTGCTCGTCACCAAGGTCCTGATCCCGGCCATCGCCGCCCCGCTGGTCGCGGGCATCGCGGCGATGCTGGCGACGAAGCTGATGTACTCGCTCGGCAAGAAGGCCGAGGGCAGCAAGTCCTCCGAGAAGGGCTACCGCGCCGGGCAGATCGCCTCCGCCGGTCTGGTCTCCCTCGCCCACGGCACCAACGACGCCCAGAAGACGATGGGCATCATCACCCTCGCCCTGGTCGCCGGCGGCACCCTCGCCCCCGACTCCGATCCGCCCATGTGGGTCATCCTCTCCGCGGGCCTCGCCATCGCGCTCGGTACGTACCTCGGCGGCTGGCGGATCATCCGCACCATGGGCAAGGGCCTCACCGACCTCCAGCCGCAGCAGGGCTTCGCCGCCCAGACCAGCGCGGCGACGGTCATCCTGGCCTCCTCCCACCTCGGCTTCTCCCTCTCCACCACGCACTCCGTCTCCGGCTCGGTGATGGGCGCGGGGCTCGGGCGCAAGGGTGGTGTCGTGCGCTGGTCGACGGCCACGCGGATGTTCGTCGCGTGGGGTCTGACCCTTCCCGCGGCAGCGCTGGTCGCTGCGATCGCGGAGTGGGTCACGGGCTTCGGCAGCTGGGGTACCGGCCTTGTCGCGGTGTTCCTGGTCGCCTCCAGTGCGGCGATCTGGAAGATCTCGCGTCGTGAGGTCGTCGACCACACGAACGTCAACGGGACCGAGGAGCCCGCGGGTGTCGTGACTACGGCGATGGCCGCGGTCACCCCGCCGCCGACGGGCCCGGTGGCCGAGGACCTCGCGGCGACGATCCCGGCCCCCGCGGGCGAGCCGGCTCCGTCGCAGGCCACCGTCTGA
- a CDS encoding lysozyme, which yields MARDRKPSRHRARVLAASVAALTVGGTALAETPAAAASRPKGHDVSSHQKNVDWQRAKSKGARFVYVKATESHTYRNPYFNQQYNGSRGAGLIRGAYHFALPNKSSGKTQAAHFVRNGGGWTADGWTLPPALDIEYNPYDKDHKCYGLTRSKMVSWIKAFSGEVKRLTGRRPVIYTTAHWWNTCTGGSRAFAANHALWVARYNSTSAGTLPAGWSMWTFWQYDNGGSLPGDQNLFNGSLSQLRKFARGS from the coding sequence ATGGCTCGTGATCGCAAACCGTCCCGCCACCGCGCCCGCGTTCTCGCGGCGTCCGTGGCAGCGCTGACCGTCGGGGGAACCGCGCTGGCCGAGACTCCGGCCGCCGCGGCGAGCCGGCCCAAGGGGCATGACGTCTCGTCCCACCAGAAGAACGTCGACTGGCAGCGCGCGAAGTCCAAGGGCGCCAGGTTCGTCTACGTCAAGGCGACCGAATCCCACACCTACCGCAACCCGTACTTCAACCAGCAGTACAACGGCTCCCGCGGGGCGGGCCTGATCCGCGGGGCGTACCACTTCGCCCTGCCGAACAAGTCGTCGGGGAAGACCCAGGCCGCGCACTTCGTACGCAACGGCGGCGGCTGGACGGCGGACGGCTGGACGCTGCCGCCCGCGCTGGACATCGAGTACAACCCGTACGACAAGGACCACAAGTGCTACGGCCTGACCCGGTCGAAGATGGTCAGCTGGATCAAGGCGTTCAGCGGCGAGGTCAAGCGGCTGACCGGCCGTCGGCCGGTGATCTACACGACCGCCCACTGGTGGAACACCTGCACGGGCGGCAGCCGGGCCTTCGCCGCGAATCACGCGCTGTGGGTGGCCCGCTACAACTCCACCAGCGCGGGCACGCTGCCGGCCGGCTGGTCGATGTGGACCTTCTGGCAGTACGACAACGGCGGCAGCCTGCCGGGTGACCAGAATCTCTTCAACGGGTCCCTGAGCCAGCTCAGGAAGTTCGCCCGGGGCTCCTGA